The Dysidea avara chromosome 11, odDysAvar1.4, whole genome shotgun sequence genome includes the window AATTTCAAATCAGTTGAAATAGTGTTTCGATAATTGCATTTAGGGATCAAACGTGAAGTCATGAACAACTTATACCAAACACATAaattatgtgaccaaattttggaaaatctctcttatgggtgcatttgacacattaaatagttagttctgaaacacagcattataaattAAATTCCTACCAATTCAAGaatagaataaaccatagataccttgaattacaagataAATTTTGGAAGTATTTGAAAAttgttttctgctattaacagcaccatgctagtttaAAAATTCCAATTGTTTCAGGCACAACCATAAGGgagattttccaaaatttggtcacatatgcaCATGGTATTTATTTTAAAACAGATCATGTaactttttatttttaaatcCCATTTAACACCAGTCATAGTCCCATTCCAGTACTACAGGTAATTTTGACTGAAGAGAAAAGTTATAAATTGGGTACAAGCCCCATAAATCTAACCCCAATTTTGTGAATAACATTAAGGACTTATGGGAACTTTAAAGTGCATTAGGATAGTTATCAAGATTTTCCCACATTGAGACAGCCACTGGCATAGCtactttaaaaaattattttataacatatacatgtagctatagataTTACATTAACAACAATGcaagcatacatacatgtagtaaTGCCATAGTTActatgtgtatgtgtagtttCAATATTGCATGTGGAAACATTACATTTCATTAAAATGTTATTTGAAAAGGAAATCATTATAAAATGTTATTTCAAAAGGAAAGTATGTGCTATCATGCACTAGATGTCCTCTTCATCTGAAGGATCTTCATCTGAAGGATCTTCATCTGAAGGATCTTCATCTGAAGGATCTTCATCTGAAGGATCTTTCCCAAATTGCTTTTGAATGTAGTACTTTAGACAGTCTTGTTGATCCTCCGGAATAAACGAATTATAAACATCTTGAAGAGAAATTTGACCAAGATGATTTTGTTTCCATTCATTGTAACATTCCTTCTGTATAAAAAGAAAATGTCGTTCATGTGATATGAACTGAGCAGATGCTACAGGGATTGAAAGAAAACCATTACAAAACACACAGTACTTATCATCAATAGTAACATCGGGGTATGACACTAAGCATTCCTCAGTTTTTATATCACACATTGGATTGAATGCAACAAACAACCACTTCAGAGTACTACTGGCATGGAAAGCATTAATCAAAGCCATTGCACCATCATCTTGAATGTCATTAAATGATAAATCCAACTGTAGCAAAGTTGTGTTATTTGTAAGTGCAGCCGCTAAGGCTTTAGCACCATCATCACATATCATGTTGTTTCGTATGTAAAGTGAGGTGAGTGTCTTGTTCACAAATAGTGCATCAGCTACATACTGACATCCCTCATCACTGATTTTGTTAGATCCTAATGCTAAACATATGAGAGTAGTGCTATGTCGTAATATGTTTGCAATCATTCTAGCAGAGTCAATGCTGAGGAAATTCTCAGAAATGTCAAGTAATTTAACGTTTGTAACATTGTGCAGTGCTCCACAGATTATTTTCATCCCAACATCATACATGGAATTTTTTGAAATATCCAATGACACAAGTGAGCTGTTGAAACTGATAAAATTTGCTATCATGTTAGCAATTTCAAAGCATAAGCAGCTACTACCGAAATGCAACGATTGAAGCTTCCTGTTTCCCAGAATAGCTATTATGAGGTCGATATAGCTTACACCAAAACAAGCCAACATAATTTCTGAAACGTCCAGTGAAGTAAGAGTTGGACTGTGTTGTAAAGCATAAAGAAGTGAAACATGAGAGGTGTGTTCTTGAGCAGTTTCATCCACATTCTCTCCAGGAAACCCAAACACAGGCTTACTATGAGATATATTAAGTGACAATAAAGTTCTGTTTGTATTTAAAAACTCTGCAATAGCTATAGCTCCTTTGCGTCCTAAGGTATTAGCTGAAATATCTAAAAGTTCAATAGTACTACTCATTGTTAGGCCCTTCAACAGAATGCAAACATCATCACTGGTCATATCTACATTGCTAAGCACTAAAGAACGGATTGAACTGCATGACAATGCATCAGAAATTTCCTTACTGATTTTGATTGGATTATCAACTATTGCAAGTGTTTTCAAACAGTTTGTCTTAATAATAGCTGCAATAATTATAGCACTTGGAGGTAATAACCAATTTTTTTTAAGATACAAGCAGTCAACATTTCTGTTTACTCTCTCAAAATAATTACCTAAAATATTAAAAGAATCCTGTGGAATAAGAGTATTTAAAAGTTTTAAGCTTTTGCAATGGTTTGTCGATGTCTGCGACAACAGCAGCGCCAAAGATAACATGTGGTGAGGATACAAAGCAATTTGGTGGTTAACCCAGTCTCTGCTCCCAAGAGTGATTGTGTTATTAATATCAAATACATCTAGTAGAGCTCGACACATCTTATCGTTATTTACCTCAGTGTAGTATCGAAACAACAACAGTAGTTTCATTTGATCCCCTTGTATTTGATTTCCATCATGCAGAGATTCAGTTTCCTGAACAAACTTGTTAAATGCTACAGATTCACCACCAGTTAAACCAACATACATCAACCACATATTGGTATTCTGGTTATGCCATAAGGATAATGCTCCACGCAAAGATGTCACACCAGAGTTAACACAAATGCAAATATCGTTATATGGTTCTTTCATCAGTGAATGTTGCTCCTCATCAGGTAATCTAGTGATGTGGTAGGCAGCAAGGAATTCCTGCATGCTGTAGTGAATGAAATTTACCGAAATATCATGTCCTACTGCCCCAGATTCAGGAAAATGTTCAACTGCTTGTAATAAACCCaatccattattaaaaattttaatggtcGGGCAAGTTTTTTCTATTTCATCAAGTGTGAAAACTAGTTGATTTGTATTAACACCATCTAAAGCTATTTTAGAAAGCTGACAAACAACTTCGTAGTATTCTGCAGGTAAATCTGCAATTTTTCCTAATTTCGAAGGAATAACTTTCATTTTACTCAAATTTTGATGAATAGTATACAAAACAATTTTCTCAATAGCTTCTGTTAAAGTTTTCGGTAAACAATTTTGTTTGAATAAAAATATCATAATTGTTAAATACAATGGAATAGAGCAATATCTATCTATAATCATATTCACACTTAAGAAATCTTGGAACTTTCCTTTTTTCTCAGGCAATCCTTCAAATGAGCGTGAAATAAACAAACTCTGATCCTCCTTATCAAAGCCATGGATTTCAAATATGCTATCAACTACTTTATGTAAACGGTATGATCCACTTGGTCGTGAGGTGATGAGTATTTTTGAATGTGGTAATATATCACAGTCAATAAGTCGCAAAATAAAACTATCTTCTTGTAGCTTGTTCTGGCATTCATCAAAACCATCCAACAAGAATAATACATCATCTTGTGAATCACATAGCTGCTCAACAGCTTGTGTACCTTGTGAAGCACTAATCAGTTCTTTATTGACAAAATAGAAAATCAAATTTTTAACTGAGTTGATCTTCTGCACTTTAGGATCACGTAAACGCAACACAAAAAcaattttaaaatcagtcaACAATTTATCTTCTGCCCAGCAATATGCTATTTCCTTAACCAATTCAGTTTTTCCAATACCTGGGGCACCTTCAACCAATACACATTTTGGTCTAGCACTGCTATTTGGCAAAACAAACAAATCTTCAATGTTTTTAGTTGCTCTATCACCAGCAGATGAGTACACATTAAGTTTATTGGCTAAAGGAAGGTGTTTTTCAAAGTCAGAAAACATTTTTATATTTATTGTACAGTGCTCTTTTTTTGTTGACAAAAGTTGCTCCTGTGTTTTCCTTGAGCTACACTGCACAAATGTTAAATGTATGTATTTTTTCGTCAGATTCGATGCATATGGCTGATCAGTCACACTAACAGCAAATCTTGTGCTTTTATAACGTTTAGAAAATTTTTCAGACAGAGCAGTTAACTCATctattaaaaaataaataaaaaaaaaaccagGTACAATAACACAAATATGTACCTGGTACCAGGGTACCAGGTAAGTGTATAAAATAGTAGGAACATAAAATATCACAACATACATTATATTTGATCAGAGTTACCATTCAGAAAATTTATACTCCTATATCTTTAATGCAGCAAGAATCAAGGGTAGGCATTTTCACATTGAAAGACTCATATTACCTTCATAGTGCCTTGGCAGTGTATTAGCTGAGTACAATGCAGGTCGGCATGCCTTCAAAATGACCTGAAATACTTCCAAAGAGTTTCTGCCAATTTTTCTGATTTTTCTGAAGAATAGCCAGAAATTCAGTGATGTCAGGGCCTAGTTACACAACACTACAGTCATGTTTATTTAGAGGAAGCATGCGGCACACTAGCATGAAAAGCATGCTGAAGTCTGGGAGTAGACTTTGCTAGCAAAAGTCTAGCTCCCTCTTATACCTTTCTCTCAGCACACGTAGACTACTAATTTAATGATGGATGTGACCCAGGATACGAAAGACAACAGACAAAAGACATAATCGATATCATGCACACACAATTTGCATTCTGCTAGAAAGGACGAATGCCTTTTGAGTCACTTTGgaggcatgtttgggcttgataGCAACCAACCAACTATgatttatacacacacacacacacacacacacacagatacattGTTAGAGTTGAAACTGGGTTTGGTCATCCAAGTAATGTCTTGTACTGTTTCCCACTGCATGTGAAGTAACTTTAGAGCTTTGGTTTCTTCAGCTCTTCTATATTTTGGTCTTTTACACTTATGGTTAACTTTGTGTGATGATTTTAAAGCACCACATAACCCAACCAAGTGACTTCATCTATATAGAATGTCCCCATCATCCAAGTGACCAAATCTTCATGTTAACCATCAGCTTCACCTCGGTTTTTAAAATCTACAAAGTTTCTTAAACCCTGAGATACTTTCAACCTTACTTTGTGGTGTAAATATAGGTTAGGAACCCAATCCAAGGTTTTTCATAGTTTTAGGAACTGATGCAAAGCCAAGGTTTCTAATATAAAattacaagtttaaggaaaaattaggaaattttccttaaacttgtttgtttacttttttgtaacattattatgactggtgaacccacgcatactgcatcaaaagaaaggatggcaccagaattaatgtttttgtctgaatggcACACGCCTCAGTTATCAAATACTGCTTtgaagtgcagtggccattacgcttcactttcagctatgttcagcccgttacacagtgctacagatgaaaaacagtagaagaaatGCCTCTGCAACAAACCAGTCAGCACGAAAATATGACGATTCGCGTGCACCCAATAGCCAAATGATTTTGAGTTGCTTGAGGAGGCCATTGCTGCTGTTGCAGAGCAGAAGATTTCACATTTGGTAACTTGGGCACCCCCAGATACTGTGAACTTTTCTTTAGTTGTTGCTGATGGGATTGCTTCTGAAACTCTGTGTGATGGGCAACCACATGATTTGAGGCACTCTAGTTATCAAGCTCACTACCCATTAGAATTTCCCCTTCATCATCCACCTACAGTTAGTAGTAGACCTTAGCACTTTCTGGACCATATCTATCTGTTTATGAACTGACTTCTGACTTTAATGCTACACACTATCCCAATGATTACCATCCATTCATCTCTTCATTCAATCCTCTAGTACCTACCAGTTCCCACTCTTCCCTCTTTACCCTCTTCCCCACTATGCCCAGCATCTCCCTTCCACCTTGACTGTAtatttagtataattattgttttagctcACATGTGTATGTTATAGTAGTGGTACTATTCCTAAATTATCATCGATCGCATCGtactatcaattactgcttcgaaagtgtagccaccattacgctttgctttcagctattttcagcccattacacagtgttacatacaaagaacagtgttagaattgtctctacgatcaatccagtcaccatgaaaaatacggacgattcctgctcacaaacatactgtagggaag containing:
- the LOC136237828 gene encoding protein NLRC3-like isoform X2; this translates as MTDLLSDKPTSHVSSPSESVCKDELTALSEKFSKRYKSTRFAVSVTDQPYASNLTKKYIHLTFVQCSSRKTQEQLLSTKKEHCTINIKMFSDFEKHLPLANKLNVYSSAGDRATKNIEDLFVLPNSSARPKCVLVEGAPGIGKTELVKEIAYCWAEDKLLTDFKIVFVLRLRDPKVQKINSVKNLIFYFVNKELISASQGTQAVEQLCDSQDDVLFLLDGFDECQNKLQEDSFILRLIDCDILPHSKILITSRPSGSYRLHKVVDSIFEIHGFDKEDQSLFISRSFEGLPEKKGKFQDFLSVNMIIDRYCSIPLYLTIMIFLFKQNCLPKTLTEAIEKIVLYTIHQNLSKMKVIPSKLGKIADLPAEYYEVVCQLSKIALDGVNTNQLVFTLDEIEKTCPTIKIFNNGLGLLQAVEHFPESGAVGHDISVNFIHYSMQEFLAAYHITRLPDEEQHSLMKEPYNDICICVNSGVTSLRGALSLWHNQNTNMWLMYVGLTGGESVAFNKFVQETESLHDGNQIQGDQMKLLLLFRYYTEVNNDKMCRALLDVFDINNTITLGSRDWVNHQIALYPHHMLSLALLLSQTSTNHCKSLKLLNTLIPQDSFNILGNYFERVNRNVDCLYLKKNWLLPPSAIIIAAIIKTNCLKTLAIVDNPIKISKEISDALSCSSIRSLVLSNVDMTSDDVCILLKGLTMSSTIELLDISANTLGRKGAIAIAEFLNTNRTLLSLNISHSKPVFGFPGENVDETAQEHTSHVSLLYALQHSPTLTSLDVSEIMLACFGVSYIDLIIAILGNRKLQSLHFGSSCLCFEIANMIANFISFNSSLVSLDISKNSMYDVGMKIICGALHNVTNVKLLDISENFLSIDSARMIANILRHSTTLICLALGSNKISDEGCQYVADALFVNKTLTSLYIRNNMICDDGAKALAAALTNNTTLLQLDLSFNDIQDDGAMALINAFHASSTLKWLFVAFNPMCDIKTEECLVSYPDVTIDDKYCVFCNGFLSIPVASAQFISHERHFLFIQKECYNEWKQNHLGQISLQDVYNSFIPEDQQDCLKYYIQKQFGKDPSDEDPSDEDPSDEDPSDEDPSDEEDI
- the LOC136237828 gene encoding protein NLRC3-like isoform X1 gives rise to the protein MTDLLSDKPTSRALSRPAMKDLNRHVVQEVATKWYELGLELLDTKHENSLEIIEKDNRSSVECCCRKMLIKWLETSGTKATWDQLINALKVIRMDNTASKVESLLLQGHVSSPSESVCKDELTALSEKFSKRYKSTRFAVSVTDQPYASNLTKKYIHLTFVQCSSRKTQEQLLSTKKEHCTINIKMFSDFEKHLPLANKLNVYSSAGDRATKNIEDLFVLPNSSARPKCVLVEGAPGIGKTELVKEIAYCWAEDKLLTDFKIVFVLRLRDPKVQKINSVKNLIFYFVNKELISASQGTQAVEQLCDSQDDVLFLLDGFDECQNKLQEDSFILRLIDCDILPHSKILITSRPSGSYRLHKVVDSIFEIHGFDKEDQSLFISRSFEGLPEKKGKFQDFLSVNMIIDRYCSIPLYLTIMIFLFKQNCLPKTLTEAIEKIVLYTIHQNLSKMKVIPSKLGKIADLPAEYYEVVCQLSKIALDGVNTNQLVFTLDEIEKTCPTIKIFNNGLGLLQAVEHFPESGAVGHDISVNFIHYSMQEFLAAYHITRLPDEEQHSLMKEPYNDICICVNSGVTSLRGALSLWHNQNTNMWLMYVGLTGGESVAFNKFVQETESLHDGNQIQGDQMKLLLLFRYYTEVNNDKMCRALLDVFDINNTITLGSRDWVNHQIALYPHHMLSLALLLSQTSTNHCKSLKLLNTLIPQDSFNILGNYFERVNRNVDCLYLKKNWLLPPSAIIIAAIIKTNCLKTLAIVDNPIKISKEISDALSCSSIRSLVLSNVDMTSDDVCILLKGLTMSSTIELLDISANTLGRKGAIAIAEFLNTNRTLLSLNISHSKPVFGFPGENVDETAQEHTSHVSLLYALQHSPTLTSLDVSEIMLACFGVSYIDLIIAILGNRKLQSLHFGSSCLCFEIANMIANFISFNSSLVSLDISKNSMYDVGMKIICGALHNVTNVKLLDISENFLSIDSARMIANILRHSTTLICLALGSNKISDEGCQYVADALFVNKTLTSLYIRNNMICDDGAKALAAALTNNTTLLQLDLSFNDIQDDGAMALINAFHASSTLKWLFVAFNPMCDIKTEECLVSYPDVTIDDKYCVFCNGFLSIPVASAQFISHERHFLFIQKECYNEWKQNHLGQISLQDVYNSFIPEDQQDCLKYYIQKQFGKDPSDEDPSDEDPSDEDPSDEDPSDEEDI